A genome region from Nocardiopsis exhalans includes the following:
- a CDS encoding ThuA domain-containing protein, translating to MINRPLRALGAITASIALALGLTSVPAQADTADAAEQDTFTALIFSKTTGFRHDSIPYGVALYEALAEEHGFETEHTEDADIFNPEDLARFDAVVWLSTTGDVLDEDQQAAFQEYVRNGGGYAGVHSASDTHYGWEWYGDLVGAYFASHPPGTQEAQVMVNDRAHPSTEMLPASWVREDEWYDFDTSPRGDVHVLAGLNESSYEDQVDPAGQMGFDHPIAWCQVYDGGRSWYTGGGHTIESYSEPEFADHLLGGLRWAAGQAEGDCGATQWDNFEKVTLAQGEENVGEPMGMAVLPDGRVMHTSRDGQVSLWSPETYSTNPLADLPVYDHDEDGLQGIALDPDFAENGWVYLYYAPVLEGVPSGAAPENGSPEDFEPFEAHNNLSRFQFVDGDSPSLDLSSEEVILEVEATRGMCCHVGGDIGFDPDGNLLLSTGDDTSAFGSDGFSPHDERESRNPAFDAQRSSGNTNDLRGKLIRISVDEDGGYGIPEGNLFPPQTSDADLTRPEIFAMGLRNPFRFSVDQVDGSVYLADYGPDALAADPDRGPENTVTWHHITEAVNIGWPYCIGNNSAYNHYDFGAGTSGEKFDCDAPVNESPRNTGLTELPPVTPAAIWYGYDESEEFPHLGTGGGAPMGGPAYHFDPDLESDTKWPEYYDGIPLLYEWSRQWIKQVHLDDDGGVLDITETVPDIDLANPMDMEFGPDGSLYVLEYGSGWFGGSADSAISRIDYIGAGDSPVARIKADTTSGPAPLTVGFDGQDSFHPGGQAIDFAWNFGDGNTSTEASPTHTFTEDGRYTVTLTVTDAEERTGTATTTITAGNTAPDVAFQSPRDGEFFSWGDEIPFQVSVDDAEDGSIGDGIDCGDVEVTSALGHDTHAHPWTQYDSCEGVSATGTDGAHGHDMNIFWVLTAEYTDGGGASAPPLTGSDGVTLNPSRMQAQYFRDSQGVQTEPSEDSEGGLRNVAWIGHGDWTSYDPVNLHGVEEITFRVASEGYGGAIEARMDAPDGELLGEVDVPVTGGWQEWTDVTMEVTDPGETIALYLVFTGDDPTVTDGLFNLNYFDVNPDHDGGHGDGPETELTSPEDGATYEVGEDVPLAAEVTDHGDAGIEEVAFLVDGEAVATVTESPYEATWEDVAEGEYSVSAVATDGDGGTGTSAAHTVTVGDEPDPVECAPPNVDEGYRALWDGQSLDGWNMAGPGGFEVVDDGEGCVLQTEGGMGLLWHEDELGSYRLKLDYLTHEETDNSGVFVGFPEPGDDPWVAVEEGYEIQIDPYGAPDGDPLTRTGAVYGFQAADSHPEVVGEWNTMEIEVDDPMIRVWINGELVNEFESTDPARDLSSGQVGLQNHGDNDLVWFRDVQVTDLEDEAETYTFAEVVERIEAMVEKGVLTVSEATRLTRHLELAEHHVGVDRPAQAGRSLDRFRTTAQSVADDSAREELAGLADGLEHLTTTT from the coding sequence GTGATCAACAGACCCCTACGAGCGCTGGGCGCCATAACGGCGAGCATCGCGTTGGCCCTCGGGCTGACGTCGGTCCCGGCACAGGCCGACACGGCCGACGCGGCCGAACAGGACACGTTCACCGCGCTCATCTTCTCCAAGACCACCGGCTTCCGGCACGACTCCATCCCCTACGGCGTCGCCCTCTACGAGGCCCTCGCCGAGGAGCACGGTTTCGAGACCGAGCACACCGAGGACGCCGACATCTTCAACCCGGAGGACCTCGCCCGCTTCGACGCGGTCGTGTGGCTCTCCACCACCGGCGACGTGCTGGACGAGGACCAGCAGGCCGCCTTCCAGGAGTACGTGCGAAACGGCGGCGGATACGCCGGTGTGCACTCCGCCTCCGACACCCACTACGGCTGGGAGTGGTACGGCGACCTGGTCGGCGCGTACTTCGCCAGCCACCCGCCCGGTACCCAGGAAGCCCAGGTCATGGTCAACGACCGGGCCCACCCCTCCACGGAAATGCTTCCGGCCAGCTGGGTGCGCGAGGACGAGTGGTACGACTTCGACACCAGCCCGCGCGGTGACGTGCACGTCCTGGCGGGGCTGAACGAGTCCTCCTACGAGGACCAGGTCGACCCGGCCGGTCAGATGGGCTTCGACCACCCGATCGCCTGGTGCCAGGTCTACGACGGCGGCCGGTCCTGGTACACCGGCGGCGGCCACACCATCGAGTCCTACTCCGAACCGGAGTTCGCCGACCACCTGCTCGGCGGCCTGCGGTGGGCCGCGGGTCAGGCCGAGGGCGACTGCGGCGCGACCCAGTGGGACAACTTCGAGAAGGTCACGCTCGCCCAGGGCGAGGAGAACGTCGGCGAGCCGATGGGCATGGCGGTGCTCCCGGACGGCCGGGTCATGCACACCTCCCGCGACGGGCAGGTGTCCCTGTGGTCCCCGGAGACCTACAGCACCAACCCGCTGGCGGACCTGCCGGTCTACGACCACGACGAGGACGGGCTCCAGGGCATCGCGCTCGACCCGGACTTCGCGGAGAACGGGTGGGTGTACCTGTACTACGCGCCCGTGCTGGAGGGCGTACCCTCCGGTGCCGCCCCCGAGAACGGTTCCCCGGAGGACTTCGAGCCCTTCGAGGCGCACAACAACCTGTCCCGCTTCCAGTTCGTGGACGGTGACTCGCCCTCCCTGGACCTGTCCAGTGAAGAGGTGATCCTGGAAGTCGAGGCCACCCGCGGCATGTGCTGTCACGTCGGCGGTGACATCGGCTTCGACCCGGACGGCAACCTGCTGCTGTCCACCGGGGACGACACCAGCGCGTTCGGATCGGACGGGTTCAGCCCGCACGACGAGCGGGAGAGCCGTAACCCGGCCTTCGACGCCCAGCGCAGCTCCGGCAACACCAACGACCTGCGCGGCAAGCTCATCCGTATCTCGGTCGACGAGGACGGCGGCTACGGCATCCCCGAGGGCAACCTGTTCCCGCCGCAGACCTCCGACGCGGACCTGACCCGCCCCGAGATCTTCGCGATGGGTCTGCGCAACCCGTTCCGCTTCTCCGTGGACCAGGTGGACGGCAGCGTCTACCTCGCCGACTACGGGCCGGACGCGCTGGCGGCCGACCCCGACCGGGGGCCGGAGAACACGGTGACGTGGCACCACATCACCGAGGCGGTCAACATCGGCTGGCCGTACTGCATCGGAAACAACTCCGCCTACAACCACTACGACTTCGGTGCCGGAACGTCCGGGGAGAAGTTCGACTGCGACGCGCCGGTCAACGAGTCCCCGCGCAACACCGGACTCACCGAACTGCCACCGGTCACCCCCGCGGCCATCTGGTACGGCTACGACGAGTCCGAGGAGTTCCCGCACCTGGGTACGGGCGGCGGCGCCCCCATGGGCGGTCCGGCCTACCACTTCGACCCCGACCTGGAGTCGGACACCAAGTGGCCCGAGTACTACGACGGCATCCCGCTGCTCTACGAGTGGAGCCGCCAGTGGATCAAGCAGGTGCACCTGGACGACGACGGAGGCGTGCTCGACATCACCGAGACCGTCCCGGACATCGACCTGGCCAACCCCATGGACATGGAGTTCGGCCCCGACGGTTCCCTGTACGTGCTGGAGTACGGTTCGGGCTGGTTCGGCGGCTCGGCCGACTCGGCCATCTCCCGGATCGACTACATCGGCGCGGGCGACAGCCCGGTCGCCAGGATCAAGGCGGACACCACCTCCGGCCCGGCCCCGCTGACGGTCGGGTTCGACGGACAGGACTCCTTCCACCCCGGCGGGCAGGCGATCGACTTCGCCTGGAACTTCGGCGACGGGAACACCTCCACGGAGGCCTCCCCCACCCACACCTTCACCGAGGACGGCCGGTACACCGTCACGCTGACGGTGACCGACGCCGAGGAACGCACCGGAACCGCCACGACCACCATCACCGCGGGCAACACGGCCCCGGACGTCGCCTTCCAGAGCCCCAGGGACGGCGAGTTCTTCAGCTGGGGAGACGAGATCCCGTTCCAGGTGTCGGTGGACGACGCCGAGGACGGTTCCATCGGTGACGGCATCGACTGCGGCGACGTCGAGGTCACCTCGGCCCTGGGCCACGACACGCACGCGCACCCGTGGACCCAGTACGACAGCTGCGAGGGAGTGAGCGCCACCGGTACCGACGGCGCCCACGGCCACGACATGAACATCTTCTGGGTGCTGACCGCCGAGTACACCGACGGTGGCGGCGCCTCGGCGCCACCTCTCACCGGTAGTGACGGGGTCACGCTGAACCCCTCGCGGATGCAGGCGCAGTACTTCCGCGACAGCCAGGGCGTGCAGACCGAACCCTCGGAGGACTCCGAGGGCGGGCTGCGCAACGTCGCCTGGATCGGCCACGGCGACTGGACCTCCTACGACCCCGTCAACCTGCACGGGGTCGAGGAGATCACCTTCCGGGTCGCCTCGGAGGGGTACGGCGGGGCCATCGAGGCCCGCATGGACGCCCCCGACGGCGAACTGCTGGGCGAGGTCGACGTTCCGGTCACCGGCGGGTGGCAGGAGTGGACCGACGTCACCATGGAGGTCACCGACCCGGGCGAGACCATCGCGCTGTACCTGGTGTTCACCGGGGACGACCCCACCGTCACCGACGGGCTGTTCAACCTCAACTACTTCGACGTGAACCCCGACCACGACGGCGGCCACGGGGACGGGCCCGAGACCGAGCTGACCAGCCCGGAGGACGGCGCGACCTACGAGGTGGGCGAGGACGTCCCGCTCGCGGCGGAGGTCACCGACCACGGTGACGCCGGAATCGAGGAGGTCGCGTTCCTGGTGGACGGGGAGGCGGTCGCCACGGTGACCGAGAGCCCCTACGAGGCCACCTGGGAGGACGTCGCCGAGGGCGAGTACTCCGTGAGCGCGGTCGCCACCGACGGCGACGGCGGGACCGGGACCTCGGCCGCGCACACCGTCACGGTCGGCGACGAGCCCGACCCCGTCGAGTGCGCGCCGCCGAACGTGGACGAGGGCTACCGCGCCCTGTGGGACGGGCAGTCCCTGGACGGCTGGAACATGGCCGGTCCGGGCGGCTTCGAGGTCGTCGACGACGGCGAGGGCTGCGTCCTGCAGACCGAGGGCGGGATGGGCCTGCTCTGGCACGAGGACGAGCTCGGCTCCTACCGCCTGAAGCTGGACTACCTGACCCACGAGGAGACCGACAACTCCGGTGTCTTCGTCGGGTTCCCCGAACCGGGCGACGACCCCTGGGTCGCGGTCGAGGAGGGCTACGAGATCCAGATCGACCCGTACGGAGCTCCGGACGGCGACCCGCTCACCCGGACCGGGGCCGTCTACGGCTTCCAGGCCGCGGACTCCCACCCGGAGGTCGTGGGCGAGTGGAACACGATGGAGATCGAGGTCGACGACCCGATGATCCGGGTGTGGATCAACGGGGAGCTGGTCAACGAGTTCGAGAGCACCGACCCGGCCCGGGACCTGTCGTCCGGGCAGGTCGGGCTGCAGAACCACGGTGACAACGACCTCGTGTGGTTCCGCGACGTGCAGGTCACCGACCTGGAGGACGAGGCGGAGACCTACACCTTCGCCGAGGTCGTCGAGCGGATCGAGGCGATGGTCGAGAAGGGTGTTCTGACCGTCTCCGAGGCGACCCGGCTCACCCGACACCTTGAACTGGCCGAACACCACGTCGGGGTGGACCGCCCGGCACAGGCCGGCCGTTCCCTGGACCGTTTCCGCACGACCGCGCAGAGCGTGGCCGACGACAGCGCACGAGAGGAGTTGGCGGGCCTGGCCGACGGGCTCGAACACCTGACCACGACCACCTAA
- a CDS encoding inositol-3-phosphate synthase, producing the protein MTRIGVWLVGARGSVATTAVLGALAVRAGAAERTGCVTERPEFAAADLPGLGDLAFGGHDVGGIRLAKSAEPLARSGVIPPHLPVAFAEELDAVDRRIRQGVRPRPEGFARRHVDRLERDLREFAEREAVERVVVVDLSSTEPPPAQAAELAEPDLLEAALDAGTARVPASSAYAYAALRAGCSFVEFTPNAGPRPPALAALAEELGLPWAGSDGKTGETLVKSVLAPMFAARALRVRSWSSTNLLGGGDGATLADPASNSNKTASKARGLEHLLGHPVDGPLHIDYVPDLGDAKTAWDHVSFEGFLGTRMSLQFTWSGYDSALAAPLVLDLARLTAHAHRTGRVGVVPELGFFFKDPAGSEVHGLMEQWRALTDWCCEPAPGPAEGGERG; encoded by the coding sequence ATGACACGTATCGGAGTGTGGTTGGTCGGGGCACGCGGATCGGTCGCCACGACGGCCGTCCTGGGCGCGCTGGCCGTCCGGGCGGGCGCCGCCGAGCGGACCGGGTGCGTCACCGAACGCCCCGAGTTCGCCGCCGCGGACCTGCCCGGACTCGGTGACCTGGCCTTCGGGGGCCACGACGTGGGCGGCATCCGCCTGGCCAAGAGCGCGGAGCCGCTGGCCAGGTCGGGGGTGATCCCACCGCACCTGCCGGTGGCCTTCGCGGAGGAACTCGACGCGGTGGACCGGCGGATCCGTCAGGGCGTGCGGCCGCGCCCCGAGGGGTTCGCCCGCCGCCACGTGGACCGCCTGGAGCGGGACCTGCGCGAGTTCGCCGAGCGCGAGGCTGTGGAGCGCGTCGTGGTCGTCGATCTCTCCAGTACCGAACCGCCTCCGGCACAGGCCGCCGAGCTCGCCGAGCCCGACCTCCTGGAGGCGGCTCTGGACGCGGGGACCGCCCGGGTTCCGGCGAGCTCGGCCTACGCGTACGCGGCCCTGCGCGCGGGGTGCTCCTTCGTGGAGTTCACCCCCAACGCGGGGCCGCGCCCGCCCGCACTGGCCGCTCTGGCCGAGGAGCTGGGGCTGCCGTGGGCGGGGTCGGACGGCAAGACCGGGGAGACCCTGGTCAAGAGCGTGCTCGCGCCGATGTTCGCGGCCCGGGCGCTACGGGTGCGCTCGTGGTCCTCCACCAACCTCCTGGGCGGCGGCGACGGCGCGACCCTCGCCGACCCCGCCAGCAACAGCAACAAGACCGCCTCCAAGGCCCGGGGCCTGGAGCACCTGCTCGGGCATCCGGTGGACGGGCCCCTGCACATCGACTACGTGCCCGACCTGGGTGACGCCAAGACCGCCTGGGACCACGTGTCCTTCGAGGGGTTCCTGGGCACCCGGATGAGCCTGCAGTTCACGTGGTCGGGGTACGACTCGGCGCTGGCCGCACCGCTGGTGCTGGACCTGGCCCGGCTGACCGCGCACGCCCACCGGACCGGGCGGGTCGGCGTCGTTCCGGAGCTGGGGTTCTTCTTCAAGGACCCGGCCGGGAGCGAGGTGCACGGCCTCATGGAGCAGTGGCGGGCGCTCACCGACTGGTGTTGCGAACCTGCGCCCGGACCGGCGGAAGGGGGTGAGCGCGGATGA
- a CDS encoding SCO3242 family prenyltransferase, with protein MSGKLRALARLVRLPAALTVIGDSLTGAAAAGRLHESRTWALPAASVCLYWAGMALNDYADRDLDAVERPERPIPSGSVSPGEALTVATGLTAAGVGVAAMAGGRRTALVATTLAATVWAYDLVLKPTPLAPVGMAVNRGLDVLLGAGDRTGAAALPAAVMAVHTFGVTALSRGEVHGTSPAVAAGALACTLTGAAAAAYPACTAPATARGSVGEVAAGAFAGSFAATVGPAQGRALNEPSAEHAREATGVGIRGMIPLQAALLSRYGAVGTACALAVGAPVAAKASKAVSVT; from the coding sequence ATGAGCGGGAAGCTCCGTGCCCTGGCCCGGCTGGTACGTCTGCCCGCCGCCCTGACCGTGATCGGCGACAGCCTCACCGGGGCCGCCGCGGCCGGGCGGCTGCACGAGTCCCGCACCTGGGCACTGCCCGCCGCCTCGGTCTGCCTGTACTGGGCCGGGATGGCCCTCAACGACTACGCCGACCGCGACCTGGACGCGGTCGAGCGCCCCGAACGTCCCATCCCCTCCGGGTCGGTGAGCCCCGGCGAGGCGCTCACGGTCGCGACGGGGCTCACGGCGGCCGGGGTGGGCGTGGCCGCGATGGCGGGCGGACGCCGGACCGCGCTGGTCGCCACCACCCTGGCCGCCACCGTGTGGGCCTACGACCTCGTCCTCAAACCCACCCCGCTGGCCCCGGTGGGCATGGCGGTCAACCGGGGGCTGGACGTGCTGCTCGGCGCGGGCGACCGCACGGGCGCGGCGGCGCTCCCGGCCGCGGTCATGGCCGTGCACACCTTCGGGGTGACCGCGCTGAGCCGGGGAGAGGTGCACGGCACCAGCCCCGCGGTGGCCGCCGGTGCGCTGGCCTGCACCCTGACCGGGGCGGCCGCGGCGGCCTACCCGGCGTGCACGGCCCCCGCCACCGCGCGGGGTTCGGTGGGCGAGGTGGCCGCCGGGGCCTTCGCCGGTTCCTTCGCCGCGACCGTGGGACCGGCCCAGGGCCGGGCGCTGAACGAACCCTCCGCCGAGCACGCGCGCGAGGCGACCGGGGTCGGCATCCGCGGAATGATCCCGCTCCAGGCCGCGCTGCTGTCCCGGTACGGGGCGGTGGGGACCGCCTGCGCGCTGGCGGTCGGCGCGCCCGTGGCGGCGAAGGCGTCCAAGGCGGTGTCGGTCACGTGA
- a CDS encoding sugar phosphate isomerase/epimerase family protein — MSDDLSGSPRQDMKFGYGTNGFWDHRLDDALAIIADLGYEGVGLTLDHPHLDPFSLDVNARVRKVRRRLDALGLAVVVETGARYLLDPRRKHEPTLVSGSDRDVRVDLLRRAVRIADSLGARAVSFWSGILPADATPEQGWDRLTSGVARVLETADEFGVDLAFEPEPGMFAERLSDVLELRRRLGGPERLRVTLDVGHGVCNEPEGPEGAVARAGSLIANVQLDDMRPHVHEHLEFGEGDIDLAGVLGALDRVGYTGLASVELPRHGHAAPLVAERAKRAIDTAWAQVLRRRKEAV; from the coding sequence GTGAGCGACGACCTGAGCGGCAGCCCGCGACAGGACATGAAGTTCGGTTACGGCACCAACGGTTTCTGGGACCACCGGTTGGACGACGCCCTGGCGATCATCGCCGACCTCGGCTACGAGGGGGTCGGGCTGACCCTGGACCACCCGCACCTGGACCCGTTCTCACTGGACGTCAACGCCCGGGTGCGCAAGGTCCGCCGCAGGCTGGACGCGCTGGGCCTGGCAGTGGTCGTGGAGACCGGCGCCCGCTATCTGCTGGACCCGCGGCGCAAGCACGAGCCCACCCTGGTCTCGGGAAGCGACCGCGACGTGCGGGTGGACCTGCTGCGCCGGGCGGTCCGGATCGCGGACTCCCTGGGAGCCCGGGCGGTGTCCTTCTGGTCGGGCATCCTCCCGGCCGACGCCACCCCCGAACAGGGCTGGGACCGGCTCACCTCCGGGGTGGCCAGGGTCCTGGAGACCGCCGACGAGTTCGGGGTGGACCTGGCCTTCGAACCCGAGCCGGGCATGTTCGCCGAGCGACTGTCCGACGTGCTGGAGCTGCGGCGCAGGCTGGGCGGTCCCGAACGCCTCCGGGTGACGCTGGACGTGGGGCACGGGGTGTGCAACGAACCCGAAGGCCCCGAGGGCGCGGTGGCCCGGGCCGGTTCCCTGATCGCCAACGTGCAGCTGGACGACATGCGCCCGCACGTGCACGAACACCTGGAGTTCGGCGAGGGCGACATCGACCTGGCCGGGGTACTGGGCGCCCTGGACCGGGTCGGGTACACGGGGTTGGCCTCGGTGGAACTCCCCCGCCACGGGCACGCGGCGCCGCTGGTCGCCGAGCGGGCCAAGAGGGCGATCGACACGGCCTGGGCTCAGGTCCTGCGCCGACGGAAGGAGGCGGTGTGA
- a CDS encoding EboA domain-containing protein: MIDANGHDDLPDVAVLLEEPARTALNELRAEVAGRPERVAVLFPAAARRVVRGPGPSGDPTGTEGPTLEDLVRADLLRVLSEVLPPGDLAREIEDLYEYGDADERRAVLRGLCGLGPSGREPEVAAASRRLLADAMRTNDTRLVAAAAASGAQDLLDDHSWRQTVLKCLFIGVPLRLVAGLAGRADAELARMCADFARERERAGRAVPADVHLVLERFPNVSTNPTPRSPEA, encoded by the coding sequence GTGATCGACGCGAACGGCCATGACGACCTTCCGGACGTCGCGGTCCTGCTGGAGGAACCGGCCCGCACCGCGCTGAACGAGCTCCGCGCCGAGGTGGCCGGGCGCCCCGAACGCGTGGCCGTGCTCTTCCCGGCGGCCGCCCGACGTGTCGTGCGCGGTCCCGGGCCCTCCGGCGACCCCACCGGGACGGAGGGGCCGACCCTGGAGGACCTGGTGCGCGCGGATCTGCTGCGCGTGTTGTCGGAGGTCCTGCCACCGGGCGACCTGGCCCGGGAGATCGAGGACCTCTACGAGTACGGCGACGCCGACGAACGACGCGCGGTCCTGCGCGGGCTCTGCGGTCTGGGCCCGAGCGGTCGGGAGCCGGAGGTCGCCGCCGCTTCCCGTCGGCTGCTCGCGGACGCCATGCGCACCAACGACACCCGGCTGGTCGCGGCGGCTGCCGCCAGCGGGGCCCAGGACCTGCTCGACGACCACTCCTGGCGCCAGACCGTGCTCAAGTGCCTGTTCATCGGGGTGCCGCTGCGCCTGGTGGCGGGGTTGGCGGGACGGGCCGACGCCGAGCTGGCCCGTATGTGCGCGGACTTCGCCCGCGAGCGCGAGCGCGCGGGCCGGGCGGTGCCCGCCGACGTCCACCTCGTCCTGGAACGGTTCCCGAACGTCTCGACGAATCCGACCCCTCGTTCCCCGGAGGCGTAA
- a CDS encoding TatD family hydrolase: protein MRIFDPHIHMTSRTTADYRAMYDAGVRALVEPAFWLGQPRTSVGSFRDYFDGLVGWERFRAAQFGIRHHCTIALNPKEANDPRLAGVLDILPRYLAKDGVVAVGEVGFDSRTSEEEKAFRHQLELAREFGLPVLVHTPHRDKVEGTRHTLRLVAESGIAPEMVLVDHLNETTVEMVLDSGCVLGFSIYPDTKMSPDRMVRILSEHGLDRMVVNSAADWGHSDPLTTLYTGRKMLAAGFTADDVDRVLWRNPVEFYGRSDRLLLEDATGSGAAPATFSGNSVLRGERPEDPSEGDAERAAEGGAA, encoded by the coding sequence ATGCGCATCTTCGACCCGCACATCCACATGACCTCCCGGACCACCGCCGACTACCGGGCGATGTACGACGCCGGGGTACGCGCGCTGGTGGAACCGGCCTTCTGGCTGGGTCAGCCGCGTACCAGCGTGGGCTCCTTCCGCGACTACTTCGACGGCCTGGTCGGGTGGGAGCGCTTCCGGGCCGCGCAGTTCGGTATCCGGCACCACTGCACCATCGCGCTCAACCCCAAGGAGGCCAACGACCCCCGCCTGGCCGGGGTCCTCGACATCCTCCCCCGCTACCTGGCCAAGGACGGGGTGGTGGCCGTCGGCGAGGTGGGCTTCGACTCACGCACCTCCGAGGAGGAGAAGGCATTCCGGCACCAGCTGGAACTGGCGAGGGAGTTCGGGCTCCCGGTGCTGGTGCACACCCCGCACCGGGACAAGGTCGAGGGCACCCGGCACACCCTGCGGCTGGTCGCCGAGTCCGGAATCGCCCCCGAGATGGTCCTGGTGGACCACCTCAACGAGACCACCGTGGAGATGGTGCTCGACTCCGGGTGCGTGCTGGGCTTCTCCATCTACCCGGACACCAAGATGTCCCCGGACCGGATGGTGCGCATCCTGTCCGAGCACGGCCTGGACCGGATGGTGGTCAACTCTGCGGCGGACTGGGGGCACAGTGACCCACTGACCACCCTGTACACCGGGCGGAAGATGCTCGCGGCGGGGTTCACCGCGGACGACGTGGACCGCGTGCTGTGGCGCAACCCGGTGGAGTTCTACGGCCGCAGCGACCGCCTGCTGCTGGAGGACGCCACAGGCTCCGGGGCCGCCCCGGCCACCTTCTCCGGCAACTCGGTCCTGCGCGGCGAACGCCCGGAGGACCCCTCGGAAGGGGACGCGGAAAGGGCTGCGGAAGGTGGCGCCGCGTGA
- the eboE gene encoding metabolite traffic protein EboE → MRFRHPDGTVVHLAYCTNVHPAEDLDGVLRQIRVFGGGVRAALGADLLGLGLWLPAPLARELAADPALTERLRKGLEAAGLETVTLNAFPYTGFHAPVVKHAVYSPDWTERARLDYTVDCARVLARLMPDDAARGSVSTLPLAWREPWGPERLTAARDHLTELSAVLDELADAGRPVRVGLEPEPGCVVETTRDAARLLTGLPPHLGVCLDTCHLAVGFEEPRTALNRLADAGLPVVKTQASAAVEAPDPSDPATRTALSAFREDRFLHQTRELLGGRTRGRDDLPEALDGPRPLQGRGPWRTHFHAPLHSPAAAPLRGTADHLTETLAHLLGPGGARTDHVEVETYTWSVLPEALRPIGEDGLIAGIAAELAWARDRLTDLGLTPL, encoded by the coding sequence GTGAGGTTCCGGCATCCCGACGGCACCGTCGTCCACCTGGCCTACTGCACCAACGTCCACCCCGCCGAGGACCTCGACGGCGTCCTGCGCCAGATCCGGGTGTTCGGCGGCGGGGTCCGCGCCGCCCTGGGCGCCGACCTGCTGGGCCTCGGCCTGTGGCTGCCCGCGCCGCTGGCCCGCGAACTGGCCGCGGACCCCGCCCTGACCGAGCGGCTGCGCAAGGGGCTGGAGGCGGCCGGGTTGGAGACCGTCACCCTCAACGCCTTCCCCTACACCGGTTTCCACGCCCCCGTGGTCAAGCACGCCGTGTACAGCCCGGACTGGACCGAGCGCGCCCGCCTGGACTACACCGTGGACTGTGCCAGGGTCCTGGCCCGGCTGATGCCCGACGACGCCGCCCGCGGCAGCGTCTCCACCCTGCCCCTGGCCTGGCGCGAACCCTGGGGGCCCGAACGCCTGACCGCCGCCCGCGACCACCTCACCGAACTCTCCGCGGTACTGGACGAGCTGGCCGACGCCGGGCGCCCGGTCCGGGTGGGCCTGGAACCCGAGCCCGGCTGCGTCGTGGAGACCACCCGGGACGCCGCCCGCCTGCTCACCGGTCTGCCCCCGCACCTGGGCGTGTGCCTGGACACCTGCCACCTGGCGGTGGGTTTCGAGGAGCCGCGCACCGCGCTGAACCGTCTGGCCGACGCCGGGCTTCCGGTGGTCAAGACCCAGGCGTCGGCCGCCGTGGAAGCCCCCGACCCGAGCGACCCGGCGACCCGCACCGCCCTGTCCGCCTTCCGGGAGGACCGCTTCCTGCACCAGACCCGCGAACTCCTGGGCGGGCGCACCCGGGGCCGCGACGACCTCCCCGAGGCCCTCGACGGGCCCCGGCCCCTACAGGGGCGCGGCCCCTGGCGCACCCACTTCCACGCACCCCTGCACTCCCCCGCCGCCGCACCCCTGCGCGGCACCGCCGACCACCTCACCGAAACCCTCGCCCACCTGCTGGGGCCCGGCGGCGCCCGCACCGACCACGTGGAGGTGGAGACCTACACCTGGTCGGTACTGCCCGAGGCCCTGCGGCCGATCGGTGAGGACGGCCTCATCGCCGGGATCGCCGCCGAGCTGGCCTGGGCCCGCGACCGGCTCACCGACCTCGGCCTCACCCCGCTCTGA